The Paenibacillus sp. FSL R7-0204 genome includes a region encoding these proteins:
- a CDS encoding cellulose biosynthesis cyclic di-GMP-binding regulatory protein BcsB — protein MMKKQILTVLLCLSLFLVQIPAAQAAVLPGEAGATYETLFTGSDVSLRGASSQQQFFTVMDYWNVDKVMINLQFQTSQISEDTLSSVTLSLNGIPFYSFRPSLDNNGQQSLSVEAPKGFLTKGSNTLRIQGSLRTTTGGYELCNIDDMQDSWLHLFNTSNIAVNYTPKPITGGIQDFSARFSGMDTVKNEQSLLAVPQNASGAELESATYALSGFAKGNTLNDRTIPLLPYREDTVKDKSAVVLVATYDHLPERVKKLVSTADDLGTHAVIQLVNKDSLPTLVVTSRDESLLIKAGRLMASRELMSQLRKDLKVVTNATDVVNPAPAISSNITFTETGDKLTGPNHQEQTYFVSLPSNRSIADDGRISLDFRYAANLDFNRSLVTVSINNTPIGSKKLTKELANGDVLNLNVPQSLNISGNFTVTVAFDLELASMLCTPNKEQMPWAYISKESLMRLNTKDRTDLLLSNYPYPFLRDGIFNRVAVVLPKEKDDYTYRSLGNVFNMLGQFAGGNTGDVHFYSDNATADNLKDNNIIAIGSYKNNKVIRDNNGKLFFKYNKDGLALLSNEKIALDEQYGAAIGTLQLLESPYESGRGLLAVTAVSSESYFVVSKLIGSEKDRWRVYGDGVIADKDGTVNAYRFKTVSGAKPDSLVSRVMERSDVLGFVTAAVMIVTLVVVALILMLRKHKKKRGDQA, from the coding sequence ATGATGAAAAAACAGATCCTAACAGTGCTGCTCTGCCTCTCCCTCTTCCTGGTTCAAATCCCTGCGGCGCAGGCGGCGGTGCTTCCCGGTGAAGCCGGAGCAACGTATGAGACGCTGTTCACGGGCAGCGATGTCTCGCTGAGGGGCGCAAGCTCCCAGCAGCAGTTCTTCACAGTCATGGATTATTGGAATGTGGATAAAGTGATGATCAATCTGCAATTCCAGACCTCACAGATCAGTGAGGATACGCTGTCGAGCGTAACACTGTCGCTGAACGGCATTCCGTTCTATTCCTTCCGGCCGTCCCTGGATAATAACGGGCAGCAGAGCCTGAGCGTGGAAGCGCCCAAAGGGTTCCTGACGAAGGGGAGTAACACGCTAAGGATACAGGGGAGCTTAAGAACCACGACAGGCGGCTATGAGCTGTGCAATATCGATGATATGCAGGACAGCTGGCTGCATCTGTTCAACACCTCGAATATTGCTGTGAATTATACGCCGAAGCCCATTACTGGAGGCATTCAGGATTTCAGTGCCAGATTCTCAGGAATGGATACGGTAAAAAATGAACAAAGCCTGCTCGCCGTGCCGCAAAATGCCAGCGGGGCTGAGCTTGAGAGCGCTACCTACGCCCTCTCGGGATTCGCCAAAGGCAACACGCTGAACGACAGAACCATTCCGCTGCTGCCTTACCGCGAGGATACCGTCAAAGACAAGAGTGCAGTAGTGCTGGTAGCTACGTATGATCATCTGCCGGAACGAGTGAAGAAGCTGGTAAGTACGGCGGACGACCTTGGCACCCATGCGGTTATTCAGCTGGTGAACAAGGATTCCCTGCCTACGCTGGTGGTGACCTCGAGGGACGAGAGCCTGCTGATCAAGGCCGGACGGCTGATGGCCAGCCGGGAGCTGATGAGCCAGCTCCGCAAGGATCTGAAGGTTGTTACTAATGCTACCGATGTAGTGAATCCTGCGCCGGCCATCAGCTCGAACATTACGTTCACGGAAACAGGGGACAAGCTCACCGGGCCGAATCATCAGGAGCAGACGTATTTCGTCTCCCTCCCGTCCAACCGCTCCATTGCGGATGACGGCAGAATCAGCCTGGATTTCCGGTATGCGGCGAATCTGGACTTCAACCGTTCCCTGGTGACGGTGAGCATCAATAATACGCCCATCGGCAGCAAGAAGCTGACGAAGGAGCTGGCGAACGGCGATGTGCTGAATCTGAATGTGCCGCAGAGCCTGAATATCTCCGGCAACTTCACCGTGACGGTGGCCTTCGATCTGGAGCTTGCCAGCATGCTCTGTACACCGAACAAGGAGCAGATGCCGTGGGCCTATATCAGCAAGGAATCACTGATGCGCCTGAACACGAAGGACCGCACCGACCTCCTGCTGAGCAATTACCCTTATCCGTTCCTGCGGGACGGCATCTTCAACCGTGTGGCGGTGGTACTGCCGAAGGAGAAGGATGACTACACCTACCGGAGCCTCGGGAATGTCTTCAATATGCTCGGGCAGTTTGCCGGAGGAAATACCGGCGATGTCCACTTTTACAGCGATAACGCAACAGCGGATAACCTGAAGGACAACAATATTATTGCGATCGGGAGCTATAAGAATAATAAGGTGATCCGTGACAACAACGGCAAGCTCTTTTTCAAGTATAACAAAGACGGTCTGGCCCTCCTCTCCAATGAGAAAATCGCCCTGGACGAGCAGTACGGAGCCGCCATCGGCACGCTCCAGCTCCTGGAATCCCCTTATGAGAGCGGACGCGGCCTGCTTGCGGTCACTGCGGTCAGCTCTGAAAGCTACTTCGTAGTCTCCAAGCTGATCGGGAGCGAGAAGGACAGGTGGAGGGTGTACGGTGACGGCGTTATAGCGGATAAGGACGGCACGGTAAATGCCTACCGCTTCAAGACGGTCTCCGGCGCCAAGCCGGACTCTCTGGTCTCGCGGGTGATGGAGCGCAGCGATGTACTGGGCTTCGTGACCGCAGCGGTGATGATCGTGACGCTGGTGGTCGTGGCGCTGATTCTGATGCTGCGCAAACATAAGAAGAAACGTGGTGATCAAGCGTGA
- a CDS encoding diguanylate cyclase domain-containing protein, with protein MRRNRSSLTSDLGFLAFLVLIFACIVYIAGSPDNYVQNIIILNVSFILALVTYFTTVTAGLTLNLAFVFGYGFFVVYQTVSQGASIGVETYFWLIMTPLLTVVLWVFTSSTRELQAENERLLKRTNNLAAVDENTDLRNSISFQKDASLFTGISVRYKIPLTLLVVKVKYWNEIRRLIPEEQLSEAIYDVSQLSQSSIRTNDALYLLDKEDATWGLLLFTDREGAKIVIERIKQRLQELNDSEFSGKYKVTLGLKIGAVEYAADTIENPLDFIVQAKKELEYDV; from the coding sequence GTGAGACGTAACCGCAGCAGTCTAACCTCGGATCTGGGCTTCCTGGCCTTTCTGGTTCTGATCTTCGCCTGCATCGTATATATCGCGGGCTCACCGGATAACTACGTCCAGAACATTATTATTCTGAATGTATCGTTCATCCTGGCGCTGGTCACGTATTTCACCACGGTCACGGCGGGACTGACGCTAAATCTGGCGTTTGTCTTCGGCTACGGCTTCTTCGTGGTCTATCAGACGGTATCGCAGGGCGCATCGATCGGTGTAGAGACGTATTTCTGGCTGATTATGACCCCGCTGCTTACGGTGGTGCTGTGGGTCTTCACCTCAAGCACCCGCGAGCTGCAGGCGGAGAATGAACGGCTGCTGAAGCGTACGAATAATCTGGCTGCGGTGGATGAGAATACGGATCTGCGCAACAGTATTTCTTTTCAGAAGGACGCCAGTCTGTTCACCGGCATCTCGGTCCGTTATAAAATCCCGCTGACGCTGCTTGTGGTGAAGGTGAAGTACTGGAATGAAATCCGCCGACTGATCCCGGAAGAGCAGCTGTCCGAAGCCATCTATGATGTCTCCCAGCTCAGCCAGTCGAGCATTCGTACCAATGATGCGCTGTATCTGCTGGACAAGGAGGATGCTACCTGGGGCCTTCTGCTCTTCACGGACCGGGAAGGGGCCAAGATTGTCATTGAGCGGATCAAACAGCGGCTGCAGGAGCTGAATGACTCAGAGTTCTCCGGCAAGTACAAGGTCACCTTGGGGCTGAAGATCGGTGCGGTGGAATATGCGGCGGACACCATCGAGAATCCGCTGGATTTCATTGTCCAGGCCAAAAAGGAACTGGAATACGATGTATAA
- a CDS encoding type B 50S ribosomal protein L31, whose amino-acid sequence MKQGIHPKFNQVIFFDASVGYKFLSSSTKSSGETMEWEDGNSYPVIRVDSSSASHPFYTGKQRDTETGGRVDKFKQRLAQKK is encoded by the coding sequence ATGAAACAAGGCATACACCCTAAGTTCAACCAGGTTATTTTCTTCGATGCTAGCGTAGGCTACAAATTCCTTAGCTCATCCACCAAATCATCCGGTGAAACTATGGAATGGGAAGACGGCAACTCTTACCCGGTGATCCGTGTAGACTCCAGCTCTGCATCCCACCCGTTCTACACAGGTAAACAAAGAGATACCGAAACTGGCGGCCGCGTTGACAAGTTCAAACAACGTCTCGCTCAGAAGAAATAA
- a CDS encoding sensor domain-containing diguanylate cyclase produces MPWMQGYPFYLVMGSVLSLYMGIGSYKHRHTPGRCYLWILMLLVSMIFAATAGEILSGSFGAKLWWKNVQQGPLFLSAIFSYAVIKEYVSRSSEGLSKRLIYFCIPVVLDVLLIFTDSYHHLMRSGVGLATVAGVTGIVVEPTVLSMILIAYDQLFGLYAVYLLAISLLNGPKYYFRHNALLLFSLLVPVLSVFLLPLLQITITGFTAFTYLPPIVAAYLTLFRDPRLSLYPLAKNKIFENMKDGIVLTDRYDYIMDVNEAADAMLSELLEEKPETWMGTSIQPLLRQHGQLSACYAERREGQFEIEPPGRSGSCYGVALIATEQVRGKGAGMLLVFSDLSEKKRYERELLHQATVDDLTGLYNRRHFMRLVQNYSAQIGAGMALLLFDIDDFKLINDTYGHMAGDQALVDLSGKIMQVYHNKGIAGRVGGEEFAVCFSAGNEAAALKEAESFRTAMGEHIVELDGGHHIQLTVSIGIAFTDQADVTFEDLYREADEALYLSKATGKNRVTLGREPRVRQAAKG; encoded by the coding sequence ATGCCGTGGATGCAGGGTTATCCGTTTTACTTGGTAATGGGCAGCGTTCTAAGTCTCTACATGGGCATCGGTTCTTACAAGCACCGCCATACACCAGGAAGATGCTATTTATGGATTTTGATGCTGCTGGTCAGCATGATCTTCGCAGCTACGGCCGGAGAGATTCTATCGGGTTCCTTCGGGGCGAAGCTATGGTGGAAGAATGTGCAGCAGGGCCCGCTTTTTTTGAGTGCGATCTTCAGCTATGCGGTTATTAAAGAGTATGTGTCCCGTTCCTCTGAGGGTTTGTCCAAGAGGCTTATTTACTTTTGTATCCCGGTGGTGCTTGATGTGCTGCTGATCTTCACTGACTCCTACCATCATCTGATGCGCAGCGGGGTCGGACTGGCTACGGTGGCGGGGGTTACCGGAATTGTAGTGGAGCCCACCGTGCTCAGCATGATCCTCATCGCGTACGATCAGCTATTCGGACTGTATGCTGTATATCTGCTGGCCATCTCTCTCCTGAATGGGCCTAAGTATTATTTCCGCCATAATGCGCTGCTGTTATTCAGTCTGCTGGTACCGGTCCTGTCGGTGTTCCTGCTTCCGCTGCTGCAGATTACGATTACAGGCTTCACAGCCTTCACCTACCTGCCCCCTATCGTGGCCGCTTACCTCACCTTGTTCCGCGATCCCAGATTGTCGTTATATCCGCTGGCTAAGAATAAAATCTTCGAGAATATGAAGGACGGCATCGTCCTGACGGACCGCTACGATTACATCATGGATGTGAATGAGGCGGCGGACGCTATGCTCTCCGAGCTGCTGGAGGAGAAGCCGGAGACCTGGATGGGCACTAGCATTCAGCCGCTGCTCAGGCAGCACGGGCAGTTGTCTGCCTGCTATGCGGAGCGGCGGGAGGGGCAGTTTGAAATCGAGCCTCCCGGCCGGAGCGGGTCCTGTTATGGAGTGGCGCTCATTGCTACGGAGCAGGTCCGGGGGAAGGGAGCGGGGATGCTGCTGGTCTTCAGTGATCTTAGCGAGAAGAAGAGGTATGAGCGGGAGCTGCTGCATCAGGCCACGGTGGATGATCTGACCGGGCTGTACAACCGCAGGCATTTCATGAGACTGGTACAGAATTACTCTGCGCAGATCGGTGCGGGTATGGCCTTGCTGCTGTTCGACATCGATGATTTCAAATTAATTAATGATACATACGGACACATGGCGGGTGATCAGGCGCTGGTGGATTTGTCCGGAAAAATTATGCAGGTATATCATAACAAAGGGATTGCGGGGCGCGTGGGAGGCGAAGAGTTCGCCGTCTGCTTCTCCGCCGGCAATGAAGCTGCGGCCTTGAAGGAGGCAGAGAGCTTCCGCACCGCTATGGGCGAGCACATCGTTGAGCTGGATGGAGGGCATCACATCCAGCTTACAGTGAGCATCGGCATTGCTTTTACGGATCAGGCAGATGTGACCTTCGAGGACCTGTACCGCGAGGCGGACGAGGCCCTCTATCTGTCCAAGGCCACCGGCAAGAACCGGGTAACCTTGGGCCGTGAGCCTAGGGTGCGTCAGGCGGCTAAGGGGTAG
- a CDS encoding polysaccharide deacetylase family protein, giving the protein MKLNLHKPQTRYILILLLLVVVFLPVPFRHKAMTKLSITGLDGVEFKTDAYALTADHKLMVDKDLAERILHARIGWEKEAPLPKGVYYKDHVAVLMYHHLTETPLTLYPGVLPAVQFDEQMQLLKQEGFHVITMKQYREFMLDRAPVPDNAVLLTFDDGYESFYKLAFPILQKYGYTAVNFIIVSDVDNTNKRQVPKLTWEQMREMKRAGMGFYNHTYNLHYYAVVDAEGGTRPAASSLLYIHDENRNELNEEYYRRVTGDLAHAERRLKEELDNTDSAIAFPYGSYNEKLLEICDSLGIHLKFNIGLGLGSRTTLNAPRINEGNRTLTPELSIQQLKQFEPPMILTVNGKKVLLTGTPPKLRNGKVMIPLDALCSELGVTIHYDRSSAVLKLTPTP; this is encoded by the coding sequence TTGAAACTGAACCTGCACAAACCGCAAACACGTTATATCCTCATCCTGCTGCTGCTGGTGGTGGTCTTCCTGCCTGTGCCTTTTAGACATAAAGCAATGACCAAGCTTAGCATTACCGGCCTTGATGGAGTCGAATTCAAGACAGATGCCTATGCACTGACAGCGGACCATAAGCTGATGGTGGATAAAGACCTCGCTGAACGGATTCTGCATGCGCGTATCGGCTGGGAGAAGGAGGCTCCGCTCCCCAAGGGTGTGTACTACAAGGATCATGTGGCGGTACTCATGTATCACCATCTGACGGAAACCCCGTTAACGCTCTATCCCGGCGTATTACCCGCCGTACAGTTTGATGAGCAAATGCAGCTCTTGAAGCAGGAGGGCTTCCATGTCATTACGATGAAGCAGTACCGGGAATTCATGCTGGACCGTGCGCCGGTTCCCGATAATGCGGTTCTATTGACGTTCGATGACGGCTATGAGAGTTTTTATAAGCTGGCGTTTCCCATTCTGCAAAAGTACGGCTACACCGCAGTGAACTTCATCATTGTCTCCGATGTAGACAACACTAATAAGCGTCAGGTGCCCAAGCTGACCTGGGAGCAGATGCGGGAGATGAAGCGCGCCGGAATGGGCTTTTATAATCATACGTATAATTTACATTATTATGCAGTTGTTGATGCAGAGGGCGGCACCCGCCCGGCGGCGAGCTCCTTGCTGTACATTCATGACGAGAACCGGAATGAACTGAATGAAGAATACTACAGAAGAGTAACCGGGGACCTCGCTCATGCAGAGCGCAGGCTGAAAGAAGAATTGGACAATACGGATTCGGCTATCGCCTTCCCTTACGGCTCTTATAACGAAAAGCTGCTGGAAATCTGCGATTCACTCGGCATCCATCTGAAATTCAATATCGGGCTGGGCCTGGGCTCCAGAACCACGCTGAATGCTCCACGGATCAATGAAGGGAACCGGACACTCACGCCAGAGCTGTCCATCCAGCAGCTCAAGCAATTCGAGCCGCCGATGATCCTGACCGTGAATGGGAAGAAGGTTCTCCTTACCGGAACTCCGCCCAAGCTGCGGAACGGGAAAGTCATGATCCCGCTGGATGCGTTATGCTCCGAGCTGGGCGTAACGATCCACTATGACCGCAGCAGCGCGGTCCTGAAGCTGACGCCTACCCCTTAG
- a CDS encoding DUF2339 domain-containing protein produces MEDFRDRMRAVQQQQDGLLKEYQSLIEEYESSDLVRENEVLRRENGANRLSLAELKAQAARLERDNSELRTALAEQILDEKLGILRVSRQKLQTYFASRDHAYLDRLTSFEQDAKRRIEEMYSIGARELGQEKTQITYILDEVQAKLNESILLRRQWQREAARSLRGTMDSGLDDLAAEGVDEETLLRRRKQNRIEMKIGLNWINRLGILLLILAVGAGFRYTYSTWFNDYMKGSAFFLLGAVMLAGGEWLFRKGRGAFALGLIGGGVSVLYGSIFYSYFLLEIIGLWAGIGLSVLVTLSAVLLSLRYESRTICSMGLVGGYLPLFSYIGAFGLEGSAVYAAMGYLFVLNLLILLISLRKRWVVVNYISFLFNTPSILLLIYLADSYAAGILCAVLTFAMYLGITLWYPFKFKTKLNWLDFGLLGCNTLVSCMTLYLLFLNAGLDEFKGALALAFCLMYLGLGALLEKQMPQERESRLLFYVTSLTFAILMIPFQLGAAWWSIGWLVEGVALTVYGHLYRFKMVERAGWGILSLCLLTFFGFDVLLQLSDYNAVIYYTNSYFDLKYTFITAGMAIVALLYAIRYSNQETLLRSTPAEVQATVWFKYAAIINFYGYVVYEALRLYDWMVPEDIAHNAFYKLLLAGLLTSGLAYALPKVNVLYDKVVGIMVLVLHGIAYAVCIGITLGLPSLPEGWSGSTAADVVALGVLILFNVFVWFSSARLLRTTLLHDYKNIELYPVAMGIYLLVMVTAFLGVQMQVRDGGLAFSLLYLLLAVLFIMYGFWKRYLYIRRFGLALSLLATGKLLLYDLTLLNTGSKIIAYFSFGLCLLGISYLYQRITVRMEEAYALAEQDRPES; encoded by the coding sequence ATGGAGGATTTCAGAGATCGGATGAGGGCTGTGCAGCAGCAGCAGGACGGGCTTTTGAAGGAATACCAGTCTTTGATTGAAGAATACGAGAGCAGTGATCTGGTCCGCGAGAACGAAGTGTTAAGAAGGGAAAATGGGGCAAACAGGCTGAGCCTGGCGGAGCTGAAGGCTCAGGCCGCGAGGCTTGAGCGCGACAACTCGGAGCTGCGGACTGCACTGGCGGAGCAGATTCTGGATGAGAAGCTGGGGATTCTCCGGGTATCGCGGCAGAAGCTGCAGACTTATTTTGCCTCACGGGATCATGCGTATCTCGACCGGCTGACATCCTTCGAGCAGGACGCCAAGCGGCGTATAGAGGAGATGTACAGTATCGGGGCACGCGAGCTGGGCCAGGAGAAGACCCAGATCACTTATATATTGGATGAGGTGCAGGCGAAGCTGAATGAGAGTATCCTGCTGCGCAGGCAATGGCAGCGGGAAGCAGCGCGTTCGCTCAGAGGGACGATGGACAGCGGGCTGGATGATTTGGCTGCTGAAGGGGTTGACGAGGAGACCCTGCTGCGCCGCCGCAAGCAGAACCGGATCGAAATGAAGATCGGCCTGAACTGGATCAACCGCCTGGGAATTCTGCTGCTGATCCTGGCAGTGGGCGCCGGGTTCAGATACACCTACTCCACCTGGTTCAATGATTATATGAAGGGCAGTGCCTTCTTCCTGCTGGGGGCAGTCATGCTGGCGGGCGGGGAGTGGCTGTTCCGCAAGGGGCGGGGAGCCTTCGCTCTGGGGCTGATTGGCGGCGGGGTGTCGGTGCTGTACGGCTCGATATTTTACAGTTATTTTCTGCTGGAGATTATCGGGTTATGGGCCGGGATCGGCCTGTCGGTGCTGGTCACGCTGTCCGCTGTGCTGCTGTCGCTGCGCTATGAGTCACGGACGATCTGTTCTATGGGGCTTGTAGGGGGTTATCTGCCGCTTTTCTCTTATATTGGAGCCTTCGGGCTGGAGGGCAGTGCAGTGTATGCGGCAATGGGGTATCTGTTTGTACTGAACCTGCTGATTCTGCTGATCTCTCTGCGCAAGCGCTGGGTGGTTGTCAATTACATCAGCTTCCTGTTCAACACGCCGTCTATCCTGCTGCTGATTTATCTGGCGGATAGCTATGCTGCAGGCATTCTCTGCGCTGTGCTGACTTTCGCCATGTATCTGGGGATTACACTCTGGTATCCGTTCAAGTTCAAGACGAAGCTTAACTGGCTGGACTTCGGCCTGCTGGGCTGTAACACGCTCGTTAGCTGCATGACACTGTATCTTCTGTTCCTGAATGCCGGGCTGGATGAATTCAAAGGCGCGCTGGCGCTGGCCTTCTGCCTCATGTATCTGGGGCTTGGTGCGCTGCTGGAGAAGCAGATGCCGCAGGAACGCGAGAGCCGTCTGCTGTTCTATGTCACCTCACTGACCTTCGCCATCCTGATGATTCCGTTCCAGCTGGGAGCGGCCTGGTGGTCGATCGGCTGGCTGGTGGAAGGTGTGGCGCTTACGGTCTACGGACATCTGTACCGCTTCAAAATGGTAGAACGCGCAGGCTGGGGCATCCTTTCCCTCTGTCTGCTGACCTTCTTCGGATTCGACGTTCTCCTGCAGCTCTCGGATTATAATGCGGTAATCTACTATACGAACTCCTATTTCGATCTGAAATATACATTCATTACGGCGGGAATGGCGATTGTAGCCTTATTGTATGCCATCCGTTATTCGAATCAGGAGACGCTGCTTCGCAGTACGCCTGCGGAGGTGCAGGCTACCGTATGGTTCAAATATGCAGCTATTATCAATTTCTACGGGTATGTGGTGTATGAAGCATTGCGCCTGTATGACTGGATGGTGCCGGAGGATATAGCGCACAATGCCTTTTACAAGCTGCTGCTGGCGGGTCTGCTTACCTCTGGACTCGCTTATGCGCTGCCGAAGGTGAACGTTCTGTATGACAAGGTGGTCGGCATCATGGTTCTGGTGCTGCACGGGATTGCCTATGCGGTCTGTATCGGCATCACGCTGGGTCTGCCCAGTCTTCCGGAAGGGTGGTCCGGCAGCACTGCTGCCGATGTAGTGGCGCTGGGTGTGCTTATTCTGTTCAATGTGTTCGTATGGTTCAGCAGTGCAAGGCTGCTGCGGACAACGCTGCTGCACGATTATAAGAATATAGAGCTGTATCCTGTAGCTATGGGCATCTATCTGCTGGTGATGGTTACGGCGTTCCTGGGGGTGCAGATGCAGGTGCGTGACGGAGGGCTGGCCTTCAGTCTGCTCTATCTGCTGCTGGCCGTGCTGTTCATTATGTACGGCTTCTGGAAAAGATATCTGTATATCCGCCGCTTCGGACTGGCGCTGTCCCTGCTGGCAACCGGCAAGCTGCTGCTCTATGACCTGACTCTGCTGAACACCGGCAGCAAGATCATCGCGTACTTCAGCTTCGGACTCTGCCTGCTGGGGATATCCTACCTCTATCAGCGGATAACGGTCAGAATGGAGGAAGCTTATGCGCTTGCTGAGCAAGACAGGCCGGAGAGCTAG
- a CDS encoding DUF3999 family protein, translating into MRLLSKTGRRARAAVLLAVLGGLVLGSGTFPAHSAAAASGGAEKTDGGQWKFSREISLPEAAPYYGLYLDEAVYRSAAEDLRDLRIQDSTGAKVPYYMESGAETVEEHSAVYASELIHKAVKGTDTLLDYQIKPLAEHVDIQGNRLVFELPAESFLKHVEVWGGYDGQAWEQLGTGDLYATNGLSADSITLESSYKFGYYRLVVKNNPEGLEFPGLTLVDSSREWSTAAFMRQKTPQTEIKQVENRTEIMISNTDRLKIGKVMLGSTGNFLRRYALYDSAGSKLPVTGSGELYRLDFKDTRISRTEIQPVVPASSDSLRVIIYNLDDAPISITDLKIEYLVDRLVFAGGEKTPYSLLYGNTLATAPQYDIINFKDRISREKLAPAALGAETRVPVTAADPPGTSWWLQGRWGFNAIIIAVSLLLILIVARKLGQAK; encoded by the coding sequence ATGCGCTTGCTGAGCAAGACAGGCCGGAGAGCTAGGGCGGCTGTGCTGCTCGCTGTATTGGGCGGACTCGTGCTGGGTTCCGGCACCTTCCCGGCGCACAGTGCGGCAGCGGCATCCGGCGGAGCGGAGAAGACGGACGGCGGGCAATGGAAGTTCTCGCGTGAAATCTCCCTGCCGGAGGCGGCTCCGTACTATGGATTGTATCTGGATGAAGCGGTGTACCGCTCGGCGGCAGAGGACTTGCGTGATCTGCGTATACAGGACAGCACTGGCGCTAAGGTTCCCTATTATATGGAGAGCGGAGCGGAGACGGTGGAGGAGCATAGCGCGGTCTATGCCTCAGAATTGATTCACAAGGCAGTGAAAGGAACGGATACCCTGCTGGATTATCAGATTAAGCCGCTTGCCGAGCATGTCGATATTCAGGGGAACCGCCTGGTGTTCGAATTGCCCGCAGAATCCTTCCTGAAGCATGTGGAGGTGTGGGGCGGTTATGACGGGCAGGCCTGGGAGCAGCTCGGCACAGGGGATCTGTATGCCACGAACGGGTTAAGTGCGGACAGCATTACGCTGGAGAGCAGCTACAAGTTCGGCTATTACCGTCTTGTAGTGAAGAACAACCCGGAAGGGCTGGAATTCCCCGGCCTGACCCTGGTAGACAGCAGCAGGGAGTGGAGTACAGCTGCATTCATGCGGCAGAAGACGCCGCAGACAGAGATTAAGCAGGTGGAGAACCGTACCGAGATCATGATAAGCAACACGGACCGGCTGAAGATTGGGAAGGTGATGCTCGGCAGCACCGGGAATTTCCTGCGGCGCTATGCACTGTATGACAGCGCCGGGAGCAAGCTCCCGGTCACCGGAAGCGGGGAGCTGTACCGGCTGGACTTCAAGGATACCCGGATCTCCCGGACGGAGATTCAGCCGGTGGTGCCGGCCTCTTCTGATTCCCTGCGCGTGATCATCTACAATCTGGACGATGCCCCCATCTCCATCACGGACCTTAAGATCGAATATCTGGTAGACCGGCTTGTATTCGCGGGCGGGGAGAAGACGCCGTATTCCCTGCTCTATGGCAACACGCTGGCAACTGCTCCGCAGTATGATATTATTAATTTCAAAGACCGGATCAGCAGAGAAAAGCTTGCGCCGGCCGCGCTGGGTGCAGAGACCCGGGTACCGGTAACGGCAGCAGATCCGCCCGGCACAAGCTGGTGGCTTCAGGGCCGCTGGGGCTTCAATGCCATTATTATTGCAGTCTCGCTGCTGCTTATTCTCATCGTTGCCCGCAAGCTGGGTCAGGCGAAATAG